A DNA window from Nerophis lumbriciformis linkage group LG03, RoL_Nlum_v2.1, whole genome shotgun sequence contains the following coding sequences:
- the LOC133589951 gene encoding protein THEM6-like: MMLLLLLGVLLLLFCTVDVWYFLRGAQVFVTTFFQPKMKDILAEGSVPGIVLPHDVDYKGHMNNSRYLRECDFARFHHNMCNGIFMALFRMGAKMVVGASTIRYRRSLAFGEAFEIRTKVVGWDDKAFYLEQRFVSKKDGFVSAVLLCKQSVVRSSPDSIIDFVCKRKIECPPLPDDLKHWISFISANSQALRAESGLEEKNK, from the exons atgatgctgctgctgctgctgggagTCCTCCTGCTGCTCTTCTGCACCGTGGACGTGTGGTACTTCCTGCGAGGGGCGCAGGTCTTCGTCACAACCTTCTTCCAGCCCAAGATGAAGGACATCCTGGCGGAGGGAAGTGTGCCCGGCATAGTCCTCCCTCACGACGTGGACTACAAAGGCCACATGAACAACTCCCGCTACCTGAGGGAGTGTGACTTCGCCCGCTTCCACCACAACATGTGCAACGGCATCTTCATGGCCTTGTTCAGGATGGGGGCCAAGATGGTGGTGGGGGCCTCCACGATCCGCTACCGCCGCTCCCTGGCGTTCGGCGAGGCCTTCGAGATCCGGACCAAAGTGGTGGGATGGGATGACAAGGCGTTTTACTTGGAGCAGCGCTTTGTGTCCAAGAAAGATGGCTTCGTGTCGGCCGTGTTGCTCTGCAAGCAGAGTGTGGTGCGCAGCAGCCCCGACAGCATTATTGACTTTGTCTGCAAAAGGAAG ATTGAATGCCCTCCGCTTCCAGATGACCTAAAGCACTGGATCAGCTTCATTTCGGCCAACAGTCAAGCCCTGAGAGCCGAGAGCGGCCTGGAGGAGAAGAACAAGTGA